In Runella sp. SP2, the genomic window TGCGACTTATTTACAGCCCCTTCGAGGGAGTTTGCGAGTGCTGTCAGTGCCAGTACTCGTCCGCCATTGGTTACGACTTCTCCTTTGTCATTGGTGGTAGTTCCTGCATGAAACACCGTAATGTCTTCCATTTTTTCTAATTCAGCAATTACCTTGCCTTTTTCGTAGGCATCTGGGTACCCACCCGACACAATCACCGTTGTGACGGCCGTTTGGGGCGAAATAACGAAATCACTGTCGGCCAATTTTTGATCGGCGGCGGCCAGCAAAAGCGTCACTAAGTCCGACTGAATACGTGGCAAAACAACCTCCGTTTCGGGGTCGCCCATGCGTGCATTGTACTCAATCACGTACGGTTCGCCTTTCACGTTCATCAATCCAATAAAAATAAAACCAACGTACGTAATTCCTTCGGCCTGCAAGCCCGCGAGGGTTGGTTTCACAATTTTCTGTTCTACTTTTCTCAGAAAGTTTTCGTCCGCAAAAATCACGGGCGACACTGCGCCCATTCCTCCCGTGTTGGGGCCTGTATCTTTTTCACCAATGCGTTTGTAGTCTTTGGCCTCGGGAAGGATTTTGTAATTGACACCATCCGAAAGCACAAATACCGACAACTCAATACCGCGCAAAAACTGCTCTACCACCACTTTATTGCCCGCTTCGCCAAATTTAGCCCCCACAAGCATGTCTGTCATGGCCGCTTTGGCTGTATCGAGTGTTTCGGCAATGATTACTCCCTTGCCCGCTGCCAGTCCGTCGGCTTTCAACACGATTGGGAGTGCGTGTGTGCTCAAGTAGTTCAGCCCTTGGTCTAGTGTTTCAGACGTAAATGTCTGTGACGCTGCCGTAGGGATTCCGTACTTAGCCATGAAGTTTTTGGAAAAATCTTTGCTTCCTTCCAGCTGCGCCCCCAGGCGATCAGGGCCCACAATTTTGACCCTTGCCAGCTCTGGTTGAGCTTTTAAGTAATCAACAACTCCGTTGACCAGTGGTTCTTCGGGGCCGACAATCACTAATTTAATTTTAAAATCAACAATAGCTTTTGCAATGCCTTCAAAGTCATTGAACCCAACGGGCAAGTTGGTAGCCACTTGTGCGGTTCCCGCATTTCCAGGCGCTACATACAACTCGTCGCAATGTGGGCTTTGGGCTATTTTCCAAGCAAACGCGTGTTCGCGTCCGCCCGAACCCAGAATTAAAATATTCATTTTTTGAGGTTAAAGTGTATAGAGTAAGGCGCGAAATCCCTTTCATTTGTTTCGCGCCTTACTAGGAGTTTTTCACTTACTTAGTTAGCCACTTCGGACATAAACTTGATACGCATCAAACGAAGCTCATCTTCGGTGACGTCATCTTTGGCCAATTCATCTAACGCAACTTTGATACTATCGGTTTCAGCCGCCATAAAGTAATCGTAAATATCGTACTGGCGGTCTTTGTCCATGATCTGGTTGATATAATAATCCAAGTTAAGCTTCGTACCCGAATAGCAAATGTGTTCAATCTCCTCAATCAACTCGTCCATTGCTAATCCTTTGGCTTCGGCTATTTCATCCAAATCTACTTTTCGGTCGATTTGTTGGATGATAAAAATCTTCACTTTCGACTTATTAGCCGCCGATTTTACCACCACATCTTTGGCCGTTTCGATTTCGTTTTCCTCCACATAACGCGTGATGAGGTCAATGAACGGACGACCAAACTTTTGCACTTTCCCCATTCCAACCCCGTTGATTTGGGCCATTTCTTGGGAAGTAGTGGGGTAAGTCGTCGCCATTTCTTCTAACGACGGGTCTTGGAAAATAACATACGGAGGGAGGTTTTTCTCTTTCGCTATTTTTTTGCGGAGTGCCTTCAAAAGCCCCAAAAGCGCTTCATCGTAGGCATTTCCACCGCCCGACGGGGCCAAATCCGTTACATCTTCGTCATCGCTAGACTTAGGCGTATCGTTTTCGTCGAAAGTATGGTCTTTTGAAATCGTAATCGGATACGGGTCGTTGATGTATTTAGCACCTTTTTCAGTGATTTTTAGTACACCGTAATTTTCGGCATCTTTACCCAAATACCCTAAAATCACTAACTGACGAATCATCGAACGCCAATATTCTACGCCATACTCTTCGCCTTCCTCTTCGTCTTTAAACTTACCAGCACCATATACCTCAAGCTTGTTATGTTCGTAGCTCGTCACGTACATATTGTCGGTGGCAGTAATCAAATCCGCAATGTGATCACCGTCAAAACGCTGATCGGTCAGTTGAATCGCTTTCAAAACGATAACTGCTTCTTCTTGGACTTTGAATTTTGGCGTTGGCTTGATACAGTTGTCGCAGAAACCGCAGTCCTTCTCCATGTATTCGCCAAAATAACTCAGCAACTGACGACGGCGGCACGCGCCAAGATTGGCATACGCCACCATTTCGTTCAATAAATGGCGGGCATTGTCACGCTCCGTTACCGACTTATCTTTGTTAAATTTCTCTAGCTTTTGGATATCATCCAAGCTGTAAAACATCACGCAATTCCCCTCCAAGCCATCACGACCCGCACGACCTGTTTCTTGGTAATAACCTTCCAACGACTTAGGCGCATCGTAGTGAATGACAAAACGAACGTCGGGTTTATCGATTCCCATTCCAAATGCAATGGTCGCGACAATGACATCGGCTTCTTCATTCAAAAACGCATCTTGGTTGTTCATCCGCGTTTGTCCGTCCAATCCAGCATGGTAAGGAAGCGCTTTTATATCATTTACTGTCAATAAATTAGCTACTTCTTCTACGGTCTTGCGGCTCAAGCAATAGATAATACCCGACTTGCCTTTGTTGTTTTTGATGTACTTAATCAGCTGCTTATTGACATCTCCCAATTTCGGGCGCACTTCGTAGTACAAGTTTTTGCGGTTAAACGACGACTTATACAAAGCAGCCTCTTCCATCCGCAAGTTTTTCGCAATGTCTTGCTGCACTTTGGGCGTGGCAGTAGCAGTCAGCGCAATGAGTGGCAGGTTGGGATTGATGTTGTCAATAATTCCTCGAATACGGCGGTATTCTGGGCGGAAATCGTGCCCCCACTCCGAAATACAGTGTGCCTCGTCAACTGCCACAAAAGAAATGTTAGCCCGCTGTAAAAAGTCAAGGTTTTCTTCTTTTGTTAGCGATTCTGGCGCAATGTACAATAGTTTCAAAGTGCCATCGAGGGCATCTTTTTTAACCTTCGTGATTTCAGCCTTGTTGAGAGTAGAATTCAAAAACTGCGCATTAATGCCGAAAGCGTTCAGTTGATCTACTTGATTTTTCATCAAGGCAATCAACGGAGAAATAACGATGGCAACGCCTTCAGTGGTAATAGCAGGCAACTGATAGCAAAGCGATTTCCCCGCACCTGTAGGCATAATAACGAAGGTGTTATTGCCTCCCATGATGCTATGAATAATCGACTCTTGTTCGCCTCTAAACTGACTGTAACCAAAAATTTCTTTGAGTCGCTCCTTTAGCGTATGCTGTACGCTCGTATCTACCTGAATCATCCTCTTTCGTTGTATTTTTTTGCCTTTATACCCTTGGTTAACAGGTACTTAAACAGCTTTTTTAGTGAGTTAATTGGAAATCAATGGGAAGTTACTGAAGATTGCTCCTGCTGAGAAGTGGCAAAGTGGGCAAAGTCACTAACTACGTTTGAAATTAGTAAAAATAATCAAATTTGACGCAACAAATTTTTGAAAGCAAGAGGTTGACTTTTTTTCAAAATAGGCTTACTTGCTCATACAAATCAACTTATAATCAACAACTTAACCCAGCAAGAGCATTTCAAAAAAGGCACTTTTTTACCCTAAAATTAGCATAATACACGCTTGATTTTAGCGCATACGGTCTTGTGAACGAACCAGTTTTTCGTCGCGGCGGATAAAACGGTTGGCCAAAACATTCGCCAGCATTGACGTCACAAGCGCGTAGAAGCCAAAACCAAAGCTACCTGTGACGTTGGGCTCGAACAAATCTTTGGCTTTCCCAAAAATAAAATACATGATTAACCCCATAATGATGGTCATCAGGATAGAGTTTGCGGCACACAGCCCCGACTGAAGCAAGCGGTTTTTGTACTGAGAAATGGCAAAAATTGCCACTCCTGCCACAATCCCGCCGACAAGCGCGATGTACCAAACAGGGGTAATGAACGAACTTGTTCCTTGTTCGTGCACCAATCGAAGGGCAGTAAGGTGAACCGATTGAGTGCCATCAACGGCAGTCTTGTCCCAAACAGGCAATGCCAATAGCCCGACGATACCAACGGCCACCACGGCTAAAAAGAGTGTTTGAATACGTTGTAACATAATGGTACGAAAAATTATAAGTTGACGAGTCGAAGTAAGTTACCAAACTTCATTTTTTTCGTCTTTTGGGTGTATAGAAAAATAAGTTCTGCCAAAAATGGACGGCAAAGGTAATCATTTGATGATGATTTTGGAACAGAGTTTTCAGAGAATGACCTACCTAAGGCAATTACTCGTCTTGAGACGCTATTTTGGGTAAGAACCTGTAATTTTACAGTTTTTACGAGACGTAAACAATTTTCGATTAGTCACCCAATCGCCATTCATTCATTTGTAACTCAAAAATAGTATGCTTTCTAAAACGTTCGGTAGTGCGGTCTATGGTGTCAATGCCACAATGATAACCATTGAAGTAACAGTGGGGCAAGGAATGCGCTTTTTTATGGTAGGCTTGCCCGACAGCGCCGTAAAAGAAAGTGAGCAGCGCGTAGAAGCCTCTCTCAAGTTTTTTGACTACCGAATGCCGCGTCAAAAAGTAGTAGTAAACCTTGCCCCCGCCGACATCCGAAAGGAGGGTTCGGCCTACGATTTGCCCATTGCCCTGTGTGTGTTGCAGGCGTCGGACCAAATCGTAACCAAGAAAAACCTCGAAGACTACATTATCATGGGTGAACTGTCGTTGGATGGCAAACTCCGTCCCATCAAAGGCGTCCTTCCCATCGCTGTGGAAGCTCGGAAGCTTGGCTACAAAGGGTTTATTTTGCCTGCGGCCAATGCCCACGAAGCCGCCATCGTCAATAGCCTCGACGTTATTCCTGTAGAAACGCTACAAGATGCCATCGGCTTTTTTGAGGAAACCAAAGAAATCACCCCGTTGAAGGTGGACACGCGCGATTTATTCTTCAATACCCTAAACGACTACGACGCTGATTTTGAACACGTTCAAGGCCAAGAAAACATCAAACGGGCCCTCGAAATCGCCGCTTCGGGCGGGCACAATGTGATTATGATTGGGCCTCCAGGGGCGGGTAAAACGATGCTTGCCAAGCGCCTACCTTCGATTTTACCCCCGTTGACCCTGCACGAGTCTCTCGAAACGACCAAAATCCATTCCGTAGCGGGGAAGCTGGGATCTAAAGCATCACTCATTGCAAGACGCCCTTTTCGCGCACCTCACCATACCATCAGCGACGCCGCGTTGGTCGGAGGCGGGACATTTCCGCAGCCTGGAGAAATCTCGTTGGCGCACAACGGCGTGTTGTTTTTAGACGAATTGCCCGAATTTAAGCGAACAGTACTTGAAGTGATGCGCCAACCGCTCGAAGAACGCCGCGTAACGATTTCTCGTACGAAATGGGCGATTGAATTTCCTGCCAACTTTATGCTTATTGCCAGCATGAACCCCTGCCCGTGTGGCTACTACAATCACCCCGAAAAGGAATGTGTTTGCCCTCCAGGAACAGTTCAACGCTATCTGAACAAAATTAGCGGGCCACTCCTCGACCGCATCGACTTGCACGTAGAAGTCACGCCCGTGTCGTTCGACCAAATTTCTTCGAACCGCAAAGCCGAAAAAAGTGAAGACATTCGTCAGCGTGTGATTACTGCTCGCGAAATTCAGACGGAGCGTTTCAAAGACAAAGAAGGAATTTATTGTAACGCCATGATGCCCTCTCCGATGGTGAAAGAAGTGTGTGAAATCAACCCCGCAGGTAAAGCCTTGCTCAAGTCTGCGATGGAACGGCTTGGATTATCGGCTCGGGCGTACGACCGTATTTTGAAAGTAGCGCGCACTATTGCTGACCTTTCCGCAAGTCCCGAAATTAAAATTGAACACTTGGCCGAAGCTATTCAGTACCGAAGTCTAGACCGCGAGAATTGGGCGGGATAGGCGTTTCACCTTCCCGAAAGTTGCTGTACGTCTTAAAGTTAAGTATTTATAGCGGCAAGAAGTTAAGTACTTTTGTTTTTTGATATACGCTCATACAAGCAACAACCGATGGGACAAGCGACCAATACAGCGATACGGCAGTCATTACTGGAGTTAAAAGCCTCAGGTAAAACACTAAAATATATTAGTGAACACTTAGGTGTTCCCTATGCTACCCTGCGAAACTTATGGCATAAACACCAAAAAACTCCCCAATCAAATTTACGAACAGCATATGAGAACTGTGGCAAAAAGCCGCCCAGTAGATCCGATGTGATTTATCGAGGAGCTCTTTGGCTAAAACGTTTACATCCAAATTGGGGAAGCCCCTTGATTCATATGCACCTGGTCAATCGCTATGGTTGCTCTCAGGTGGTTCATGTACGCACGATTCAACGTTGGTTTTTGTCAGCTCATATGAGCAAACCACGTTCCTAAAAATTAGAACCCAAAATTGGGCAATCAACACAGGTTCATAACATCTGGCAGGTAGATGCCAAAGAACGATTAAGCTTAGAAAATGGTCAATCAGCTTGTTATTTGACCATTGTGGATGAAAAAAGTGGAGCTTGTCTGGAAGCACCCGTTTTCCCCCTATGCCCGAATCAATCAAGTGCCCATTGACCAAATACGGCAAAAACTTATTGAGGTTTTCAACAAATGGGGAAAAGCAGGTTGTTTTAGAGTAGATAATGGCGAGCCATTCGGAAGTCCTGCTGGGGCACCTACTCCGCCTTTAGCGCTGTGGCTTATCGCTCACGATATTGATTTGACTTGGAATAAACCTTATTGTCCACAGATGAATAATCGCGTTGAGAAAATGCAAGATACCACTCAACGCTGGGCAGAAGTGCAAGCTTGCCGTTGTTTACAAGAATTACAAGCCAAGCTAGATGCCCAAATTCATATTCAACGACAGCTGTATCCAGTAACTCGGCTGGAGGGAAAAACCAGGGCGATGGCTTTCCCTGAGTTAATTACTAAACAACGCGTATTTTCAAGTAAAGACTTTGATTCAAAGAGAGTTCATGAATTTATTGCAAAAAAAATCTACACTCGAAAAGTATCATCAGTAGGACAAATTACGCATTTCGGACAAACGATTAGGGTAGGAAAAGAATTTGCTCACCAATTTGTCCAACTTAAATTCAAGCCAGATACCTTGAAGTGGCAAATCTCGAACTCCACTCAAATTATCAAAAATATTGCCGATAACTGTCTTACTGATGATAGAATCAAAAATATGACCGTATTTTCAAAACAAAAAAACCAATCAAACTAAATGTCTGTTTGAGCGTACCTAACTTTAAAGCGTACAACAAAGTTCTAAAACTTTCGGGAAGATCTCTGTTAGCCGAAGCTATTCAGTACCGAAGTTTAAACCGCGAGAATTGGGCGGGGTAAACGTTTCACCTTCCCGAAAGTTTAAAACTTTCGGGAAGGTGTCTGTGAGTCGGGTTGCTCACAACCCGACCGTTGCCACTACACCACATCCCTCAGCAACTCCTCCACCGCGCGACGGCCCGACTCCATGGCACCGTGTACTGTTCCGCTGTGCCCGCCGTAGTGGGTAGCTTCTCCCGCAAAATAGACTTTGCGCTGAATAGGCTGCGACAACGTTTGGCGTGTGAGTAAGCCACCGCCGTTGGGAATTGGAAAAGAGTACGCGCCTTTGATAAAAGGTTCTTTGCCCCAATCCATCACTTTGGCGTTGGTTAAGGAAGCCGTAGCTGTTCCTTTTCCGTAAATGGTATCCAATTCTTTTAGCAAATTTTGAATAATGACTGTAGAAGTCTGTCCACTGAGTGCTTCGGCTCGTTCGCCCGTCACAAACCCAGACAGCACAAAGGATGAGGTACTTCGTCCTGCGGAACTTACCCAATATTCTGGCACTGAGCCAGATGTATAAATAGAACCCGTATTGGCTTCCCAAAACCGACGATTAAAGACCAAAGCCACCTTGATGCCCGCGCCCATGCCGATGTTACGAATAGCCGTGAGCTTGGTTTCTGGCAATGAAGGGGTAAATTGAATGTCGTTAGCTTGTAAAATCGACAGTGGTACCGTCACAATCACCTTATCCGCAAAACGCCGCTGGGCTTGCGCATCTTCCAAGACAATCGGACTATTGGTAAAATCAATGCGTTTGATTTGTTTATTGAGCACTACTTTTGGAATAACACTTTTGCATTTTTCCTCAAGTACCGAAAGCAACGAACGATTACCCAACAAATAATTGTCCCTTCCCGCACTCCAAATTGCTTCGGTCTCGGCTACGCCCAAAAGCCCCAAACGGTTGGCCGAGGTGCCATAATTGTTGGCAATGAGCGCATCAGGAATATGTCGAACTCTCGAAACCAGTTTTGTGCTTTCCATCAATTGCGCCAGGGTTGTTTCGTTGCCCGAATATGACCGTGCCTGCTGAGAAAGTAACATGGCCAAACGAAAATCAAGGTCGGTATTCCATTGTGCTTCAGTGCGAAGCAACGTTCCTATTTGATAATAATCGGTGCCAGAAGTAGGCAACAACGACGCCCCTGATTCTTTGGCCCAATCGTACAATGTCGATCTACTGCCACGAATTTTTTCAGCGCCCAATTCCACGTCAAAATCAGCCAGACCTTTCAACGGACGAATGCGCCCCCCAATTTGTTCGGCCGCTTCGTAGATGGTATAGTTCGCGCCCTGTTGTTCTAGCAAATAGCCCGCGTACAATCCCGCCGCTCCTGCTCCAATAATGGCGATTTGGCCTTCGTATTTGCGGGGGGCATAGGGGTCTTTGGGTTGGCAATTTTCCAACGCTACGGCTCCCGTGGCGAGCAAAGTATGTTTGATAAAATCGCGACGTTGCATAGTGACAAATCAATTGGTTTTAAAACGTTTAAACAAGCTCACAATCCCCTCGTCCGTACATTCATTGAGCAGTTGTTGGATTGTTTTTTTAAATAAAGGATGAACAAACTCGGGGACAATTTCGGCCAAGGGAACCAGCGTAAATTTACGCTGATGCAGCCGTGGGTGGGGTACTTCCAATTCCTCTGATGTCAGTATCTTATTCCCATAAAACAACACATCGATGTCGATAACCCGTGCACCCCAGCGCAGTCTCCGCTCTCGTCCCAGTTCTTTTTCAATCGCAAGAGCCGCTTGCAATACAACATGAGCCGTTTTTTCAGTTTGCAACTCGATTACTTGGTTTAAGTAGGCGGGCTGCTCTTCAACGCCCCAAGGAGCGGTTTCGTACAAAGACGATGCTGAAATGACAGGAGCAATCCGCTCCGAAATCAGCGTAATCGCCTTTGAGAGTGTTGCTTCGCGGTCGCCCAAATTGGCCCCCAACAACAAAAAAACAGGGTACTGATTCATGCTACAAAGGTAGGTAAGGAAAGGAATAATAATACGCCCAAAAATGTAAAATGTCAGACTCAGCAGAAAAGGACTGCTTTTGTCTTTATAGAAAAGCGACATTGATCCTCCATTTTAAACCTAATCACCATGCTACGCTTCGTTTTTCTGTCTCTGTTTTTTTGTATTTCGACCTTTGTAAGCATTGCCCAACAAGAAATACCGTTGTATGCTGGTGCCATTCCCAATGCCAAAGAGGCCACTAACGAAGAAAAACGCACCGCGTCGCAAATCGTTTCTAATGTTTCGGTGCCAACGTTAAGCGTGTTTCTTCCCCCAAAAGACAAAGCAACGGGCACGGCAGTGGTTATTTGTCCAGGCGGCGGGTACGGCGTATTGGTCACCAAACGCGAAGGCTACGATGTAGCCGAGGAATTTACCAAACGTGGCATTGCGGCTTTTGTGTTGAAGTACCGACTTCCAAACGAACGCACCATGATTGACCCATCCATTGGCCCCCTCCAAGACGCCCAACAGGCGATTAAAACCGTGCGCGAACGGGCTGCCGAATGGAGCATTAACCCCCAAAAAATCGGAATCATGGGCTTTTCGGCAGGGGGGCACTTGGCCTCAACGGCAGGTACTCATTTTGAACGCACCGTTTTACCTAACCCTCAGGGCACTAGCCTGCGTCCTGATTTTTTGGTACTGGTTTATCCCGTCATTAGTTTTGCTGATGGAGTCGGGCACAAGGGTTCGGGGGTGAATCTTTTGGGCAAAAATACCTCTGCTGAGCAGTTGACACGTTACTCTAACGACCTCCAAGTAACCCAAAATACGCCTCCTGCTTTTATCACCCACGCCAGCGATGATACCGTGGTGCCCGTCAAAAACAGCCTACTTTTTTACGAAGCCTTGCAGAAAAACCGCATCTTGAGCGACCTCCATATTTACGCCAAAGGCGAACATGGCTACCTCAAAACACCGTCGTTCGACGAGTGGTTTGGTCGCTGTTTACACTGGCTCAACACCTCAGGTTTTTAACCCTCTCATCCCTTATCGCTCAACGTTTCTCTTTTATTTTTTTCTCTCATTCCAACCTTCTGGGTTGTTCGGTTCCTCTTTGTAGTTGAACGTGCCACTCATGACTGAAAACGAACTGATTCAACGCTGCCTCCAACACGACCGCTCTGCGCAAAGGTTGCTTTATGACCGCTACAAAACGGCCATGTACACCCTCGCGTATCGGATGACGGGCGACTTTGACCAAGCCAATAGTGTATTGCAAGACACGTTTTTGGCCGTTTTTCAGAACTTGAGCCAGTACCGTAGTGAAGCGACGTTGGGAGCGTGGATAAAAGCGATTTTGGTTCGTAAAGCGCACCGAAGTTCGCAGCAAACGCCTGCTTATTTATTGATGGAAACGCTCCCTTCCGATACTTCGTCGGTCGATTGGGGCAACGATGCCATTGACGCTGCCCACCTCGAAAAAGCCATTTTGAGCCTACCCGAAGGCGCGCGGGCGGTATTTGTGCTCATTGAGGTGGAAGGCTACACCCATCGAGAAGTAGCGGAGTTGTTGGGCGTTTCGGAAGGGACGTCGAAATCGCAGTTAAACTATGCCAAAAAGCGGCTGAGGGAATTGTTAAAATAATAACAAGCGCATTATGTCAGACCTACTCAAACATAAACTTCCTACC contains:
- the purD gene encoding phosphoribosylamine--glycine ligase, whose protein sequence is MNILILGSGGREHAFAWKIAQSPHCDELYVAPGNAGTAQVATNLPVGFNDFEGIAKAIVDFKIKLVIVGPEEPLVNGVVDYLKAQPELARVKIVGPDRLGAQLEGSKDFSKNFMAKYGIPTAASQTFTSETLDQGLNYLSTHALPIVLKADGLAAGKGVIIAETLDTAKAAMTDMLVGAKFGEAGNKVVVEQFLRGIELSVFVLSDGVNYKILPEAKDYKRIGEKDTGPNTGGMGAVSPVIFADENFLRKVEQKIVKPTLAGLQAEGITYVGFIFIGLMNVKGEPYVIEYNARMGDPETEVVLPRIQSDLVTLLLAAADQKLADSDFVISPQTAVTTVIVSGGYPDAYEKGKVIAELEKMEDITVFHAGTTTNDKGEVVTNGGRVLALTALANSLEGAVNKSQKAATAVQFEGKYYRKDIGLDLIRYTD
- the recQ gene encoding DNA helicase RecQ; protein product: MIQVDTSVQHTLKERLKEIFGYSQFRGEQESIIHSIMGGNNTFVIMPTGAGKSLCYQLPAITTEGVAIVISPLIALMKNQVDQLNAFGINAQFLNSTLNKAEITKVKKDALDGTLKLLYIAPESLTKEENLDFLQRANISFVAVDEAHCISEWGHDFRPEYRRIRGIIDNINPNLPLIALTATATPKVQQDIAKNLRMEEAALYKSSFNRKNLYYEVRPKLGDVNKQLIKYIKNNKGKSGIIYCLSRKTVEEVANLLTVNDIKALPYHAGLDGQTRMNNQDAFLNEEADVIVATIAFGMGIDKPDVRFVIHYDAPKSLEGYYQETGRAGRDGLEGNCVMFYSLDDIQKLEKFNKDKSVTERDNARHLLNEMVAYANLGACRRRQLLSYFGEYMEKDCGFCDNCIKPTPKFKVQEEAVIVLKAIQLTDQRFDGDHIADLITATDNMYVTSYEHNKLEVYGAGKFKDEEEGEEYGVEYWRSMIRQLVILGYLGKDAENYGVLKITEKGAKYINDPYPITISKDHTFDENDTPKSSDDEDVTDLAPSGGGNAYDEALLGLLKALRKKIAKEKNLPPYVIFQDPSLEEMATTYPTTSQEMAQINGVGMGKVQKFGRPFIDLITRYVEENEIETAKDVVVKSAANKSKVKIFIIQQIDRKVDLDEIAEAKGLAMDELIEEIEHICYSGTKLNLDYYINQIMDKDRQYDIYDYFMAAETDSIKVALDELAKDDVTEDELRLMRIKFMSEVAN
- a CDS encoding DUF4293 domain-containing protein, with protein sequence MLQRIQTLFLAVVAVGIVGLLALPVWDKTAVDGTQSVHLTALRLVHEQGTSSFITPVWYIALVGGIVAGVAIFAISQYKNRLLQSGLCAANSILMTIIMGLIMYFIFGKAKDLFEPNVTGSFGFGFYALVTSMLANVLANRFIRRDEKLVRSQDRMR
- a CDS encoding YifB family Mg chelatase-like AAA ATPase gives rise to the protein MLSKTFGSAVYGVNATMITIEVTVGQGMRFFMVGLPDSAVKESEQRVEASLKFFDYRMPRQKVVVNLAPADIRKEGSAYDLPIALCVLQASDQIVTKKNLEDYIIMGELSLDGKLRPIKGVLPIAVEARKLGYKGFILPAANAHEAAIVNSLDVIPVETLQDAIGFFEETKEITPLKVDTRDLFFNTLNDYDADFEHVQGQENIKRALEIAASGGHNVIMIGPPGAGKTMLAKRLPSILPPLTLHESLETTKIHSVAGKLGSKASLIARRPFRAPHHTISDAALVGGGTFPQPGEISLAHNGVLFLDELPEFKRTVLEVMRQPLEERRVTISRTKWAIEFPANFMLIASMNPCPCGYYNHPEKECVCPPGTVQRYLNKISGPLLDRIDLHVEVTPVSFDQISSNRKAEKSEDIRQRVITAREIQTERFKDKEGIYCNAMMPSPMVKEVCEINPAGKALLKSAMERLGLSARAYDRILKVARTIADLSASPEIKIEHLAEAIQYRSLDRENWAG
- a CDS encoding NAD(P)/FAD-dependent oxidoreductase, which codes for MQRRDFIKHTLLATGAVALENCQPKDPYAPRKYEGQIAIIGAGAAGLYAGYLLEQQGANYTIYEAAEQIGGRIRPLKGLADFDVELGAEKIRGSRSTLYDWAKESGASLLPTSGTDYYQIGTLLRTEAQWNTDLDFRLAMLLSQQARSYSGNETTLAQLMESTKLVSRVRHIPDALIANNYGTSANRLGLLGVAETEAIWSAGRDNYLLGNRSLLSVLEEKCKSVIPKVVLNKQIKRIDFTNSPIVLEDAQAQRRFADKVIVTVPLSILQANDIQFTPSLPETKLTAIRNIGMGAGIKVALVFNRRFWEANTGSIYTSGSVPEYWVSSAGRSTSSFVLSGFVTGERAEALSGQTSTVIIQNLLKELDTIYGKGTATASLTNAKVMDWGKEPFIKGAYSFPIPNGGGLLTRQTLSQPIQRKVYFAGEATHYGGHSGTVHGAMESGRRAVEELLRDVV
- the folK gene encoding 2-amino-4-hydroxy-6-hydroxymethyldihydropteridine diphosphokinase, with product MSLFYKDKSSPFLLSLTFYIFGRIIIPFLTYLCSMNQYPVFLLLGANLGDREATLSKAITLISERIAPVISASSLYETAPWGVEEQPAYLNQVIELQTEKTAHVVLQAALAIEKELGRERRLRWGARVIDIDVLFYGNKILTSEELEVPHPRLHQRKFTLVPLAEIVPEFVHPLFKKTIQQLLNECTDEGIVSLFKRFKTN
- a CDS encoding alpha/beta hydrolase; translation: MLRFVFLSLFFCISTFVSIAQQEIPLYAGAIPNAKEATNEEKRTASQIVSNVSVPTLSVFLPPKDKATGTAVVICPGGGYGVLVTKREGYDVAEEFTKRGIAAFVLKYRLPNERTMIDPSIGPLQDAQQAIKTVRERAAEWSINPQKIGIMGFSAGGHLASTAGTHFERTVLPNPQGTSLRPDFLVLVYPVISFADGVGHKGSGVNLLGKNTSAEQLTRYSNDLQVTQNTPPAFITHASDDTVVPVKNSLLFYEALQKNRILSDLHIYAKGEHGYLKTPSFDEWFGRCLHWLNTSGF
- a CDS encoding RNA polymerase sigma factor, which encodes MTENELIQRCLQHDRSAQRLLYDRYKTAMYTLAYRMTGDFDQANSVLQDTFLAVFQNLSQYRSEATLGAWIKAILVRKAHRSSQQTPAYLLMETLPSDTSSVDWGNDAIDAAHLEKAILSLPEGARAVFVLIEVEGYTHREVAELLGVSEGTSKSQLNYAKKRLRELLK